GAGGCGGCGCTGGCCAAACGCCCCGCGGCCTTTCCGCAGGTCGCCGCCACATCCTCGCGCGACGGCGAGGGGATAGCGGAACTGCGCGCCGGCATCGCCCGGCTGCTGGCCGAACGAATCGCTTGAATATTGCAAGCGCGTCCGTTCTAAACGGCTTCGCGCTTCTCTCACCCGAAGGCGGACCATGACCGAAGACTCGGCCGACAGCGCGCTCCAGCAGGCCCGTATCCTGATGCAGGCGCTGCCGCATATGCTGCGCTATGACGAGGCCATCGTCGTCGTGAAATATGGCGGCCACGCCATGGGCGACGACAGGGTCGCGCGCGACTTCTCCCGCGATATGGTGCTGCTCGAGCAATCGGGCGTCAATCCGGTCGTGGTGCATGGCGGCGGGCCGCAGATCGGCGCCATGCTGGGCAAGCTCGGCATCAAATCCGAATTCGCCGACGGATTGCGCATCACCGACAAGGCGACGATGGAAATCGTCGAGATGGTGCTCGCCGGCTATATCAACAAGCAGATCGTCGGCTTCATCAATTCGGAGGGCGGCCGCGCCATCGGCCTGTGCGGCAAGGACGGCCGCATGGTCACGGCCGAGAAGCTGGCGCGCCCGGCGCATGACAATGGCCGCGCGGTCGATCTCGGCTTCGTCGGCGAGGTGGCCAAGGTCGACACCATTGTGCTCGAGCAGGTGCTCGGCCGCGAGCTGATCCCGGTGCTGGCGCCGGTGGCGCAGGGCGAGGACGGCGAGACCTACAACATCAACGCCGACACTTTCGCCGGCGCCATCGCCGGCGCGCTCGGCGCCAAGCGCCTCTTGTTCCTCACCGACGTGCCCGGCGTGCTCGACAAGAACAAGCAGCTCATCAAGGAGCTGAAGGTTTCCGACATTCCCGGCCTCGTCGCCGACGGCACCATCACCGGCGGCATGATCCCCAAGGTCGAGACCTGCATGTATGCGATCGAGCGCGGCGTCGAGGGCGTCGTGATCCTCGACGGCAAGCTGCCGCACGCCGTGCTGATAGAGCTTCTGACCGATCATGGCGCGGGCACGCTGATCACGAGGTGAGGATTTGACCCATTGCGTGGAGCCGAGCGAGGACGCCGACGAGGGACCACCCCGCGGCTCCGGATTGCTTCGCTCCGCTCGCAATGACGAGGCGGGCGTCATTGCGAGGAGCGAAGCGACGAAGCAATCCATAGCCGTGGGGCGGCCTCTCGATTGCTTCGCTTCGCTCGCCATGACCGACGCCGACAGATTCGCTCATATCGATACTTGGGTGTTCGATCTCGACAACACCCTCTATCCCGCCTCCTGCGACCTGTGGCCGAAGATCGACCAGCGGATCACGCTCTATATGATCCGCATGTTCGGGCTCGACGGCGTTTCCTGCCGCGCCCTGCAGAAGCATTACTACCATCGCTATGGCACGACCTTGCGCGGGCTGATGACCGAGCATGGCGTCGACGCCGACGCCTTCCTCGCCTTCGTCCATGACGTCGACCGCTCCTCGCTGCCGCCCGCCCCGCTGCTGGCGAGCGCCATCGCCGCGCTGCCCGGCCGCAAGCTCATTCTCACCAATGGCTCGCGCCATCACGCGCTGGAGACGGCCCGGCGCCTCGGTCTCGACCATGTGTTCGAGGATGTGTTCGACATCATCGCCGCAAAATTCGTCGCCAAGCCGCATGAAGAAGCCTATGAGCGCTTCTTCGACCGCCATGCGGTGGAGCCGACGCGCGCGGTTCTGTTCGAGGATCTCGCGCGCAATCTCGTCGTCCCGCATCGGCGCGGCATGACCACGGTTCTGGTGACGCCCGAGCAAGGCGGCGAGGACTGCCGCGAGCCCTGGGAGATCGCCCATGGCCGTGAGCCCCATGTCGATTTTTCGACCAGCGATCTCACCGCATTTCTCGAAGGGCTCCAGTCCCGATAGCTTCACGCAAAAGCTCGAGGCGGCGGCTTTCGAGGCTTTCGCCTCGGCGCAGATCGGTCTACAACGCGCCAAATTCCGTCAGAACGACGCATGAGGCCCGGCATGACCGAAATCATCGATATTCACGCCCGTGAAATTCTCGATTCGCGCGGCAATCCCACGGTCGAGGTCGAAGTCACGCTGGAGGACGGCTCCTCGGGCCGCGCCGCCGTTCCCTCCGGCGCCTCGACCGGCGCGCATGAAGCGGTGGAGAAGCGCGACGGCGACAAGAAGCGCTTTCTCGGCAAGGGCGTGCTCGGCGCCGTGCAGAGCGTCAACGACGAGATCGCCTCCGAGCTGATGGGCATGGAGGCCGAGGAGCAGGCGACGATCGACGAGGCGCTGATCGAGCTCGACGACACGCCGAACAAATCGCGGCTCGGCGCCAACGCCATTCTCGGCGTCTCGCTCGCCGTCGCCAAGGCCGCCGCCGAGGCCGCCTCGCTGCCGCTCTACCGCTATATCGGCGGCGTGCAGGCGCGCGTGCTGCCGGTGCCGATGATGAACATCATCAATGGCGGCGTCCACGCCGACAATCCGATCGATTTCCAGGAGTTCATGATCCTGCCGGTGGGCGCGCCGACGTTGCGCGAGGCGGTGCGCTGGGGCGCGGAAGTGTTCCACACGCTGAAAGCCGCGCTGAAGAAAGCGGGCCTCTCGACATCGGTCGGCGACGAGGGCGGCTTCGCCCCCAACCTCCCCTCCGCCGAGGCGGCCCTCGACATCATCGTCGAGGCGATCGCAGCCGCGGGCTTCGTGCCGGGCGAGGACATCTATCTCGGCGCCGATTGCGCCGCGACAGAGTTCTTCAAGGACGGCAAATATGTCTATGAGGGCGAGAAGCTGTCGCGCTCGATCGAGGAGCAGGTCGCCTATCTCGCCAAGCTCGCCGACTCCTATCCGATCGTCACGATCGAGGACGGCATGGCCGAGGATGATTGGGAGGGCTGGCGCCTGCTGACCGACACGCTCGGCGACAAGATCCAGCTCGTTGGCGACGACATCTTCGTCACCAATGTCGATCGGCTGTCGCGCGGCATCGACGAGGATGTCGCCAATTCGCTGCTGGTGAAGGTCAATCAGATCGGCACGCTGACCGAGACGCTCGCCGCCGTCGAGATGGCGCATCGCGCCGCCTATACGACGGTGATCTCGCATCGCTCCGGCGAGACCGAGGATTCGACGATCGCCGATATTTCGGTCGCCACCAACAGCGGCCAGATCAAGACCGGCTCGCTCGCCCGCTCGGACCGGGTCGCCAAATACAATCAGCTCATCCGCATCGAGGAGGAGCTCGGACCGGCGGCGATCTACGCCGGCCGCAATGCGTTGAAGGGGCTGGCTTAGCCCCCTCCCCGTCCCTCCCCCGCTCCGCGGGAGAGGGTTGACGCTCACGATCAGCGCTTCGCAGCGACCTCGGTGAAGGGCCGAAACTGCTCTCTCTCCCGCGACAAGGGAGAGGGTCGGGAGGGGCCCGAGAGGCCGCCAAACCGACCGGCCCTATCCCATGCCTATGGAAAAAACCTTCGATCCCGCCGCCATCGAATCGCGGATGCGCGAGCTGTGGGAGGCGACCGGCGCCTTTCGCGCCGGCCGGCCCGAGCGCGCCGGCGCCGAGCCTTTTTCCATCGTCATTCCGCCGCCGAACGTCACCGGCTCATTGCATATGGGCCATGCGCTCAACAACACGCTGCAGGACATTCTGGCGCGCTATCAGCGCATGCGCGGCCGCGACGTGCTCTGGCAGCCGGGCACGGATCACGCCGGCATAGCGACGCAAATGGTGGTCGAGCGCAAGCTGATGGAGCGCCAGCAGCACCGCCGCGAGCTCGGCCGCGAGAAATTCCTCGAGGAGGTCTGGGCCTGGAAGGCGGAGTCGGGCGGCGTCATCGTCGAACAGTTGAAGCGCCTCGGCGCCTCCTGCGACTGGTCGCGCGAGCGCTTCACGCTCGACGAGGGACTTTCGCGCGCCGTCGCCAAAGTGTTCGTGCAGCTGCACCGCGACGGGCTCATCTATAAGGACAAGCGCCTCGTCAATTGGGACCCGAAGCTGCTCACCGCCATCTCGGACCTCGAGGTCCAGCAGATCGAGGTGAAGGGGCATCTGTGGCACTTCCGCTATCCGATCGTCTATCAGGACGGCCAGCCGACCGGCGACTATATCACGGTCGCGACGACGCGCCCCGAGACCATGCTCGGCGACACCGCCGTCGCCGTGCATCCCGAGGACGAACGTTATCAGAAACTCGTCGGCCGTAATGTGCGTCTGCCTCTCGTCGGACGCCTGATCCCGATCGTCGCCGACGAATACTCCGATCCCGAGAAGGGCACGGGCGCGGTGAAGATCACGCCGGCGCACGACTTCAACGATTTCGAGGTCGGCCGCCGCCACGGGCTGAAGCTCATCAATGTGCTCGACGCCGAAGGCTGCGTGACGCTCGAGGGCAATCAC
The sequence above is a segment of the Methylosinus trichosporium OB3b genome. Coding sequences within it:
- the eno gene encoding phosphopyruvate hydratase — encoded protein: MTEIIDIHAREILDSRGNPTVEVEVTLEDGSSGRAAVPSGASTGAHEAVEKRDGDKKRFLGKGVLGAVQSVNDEIASELMGMEAEEQATIDEALIELDDTPNKSRLGANAILGVSLAVAKAAAEAASLPLYRYIGGVQARVLPVPMMNIINGGVHADNPIDFQEFMILPVGAPTLREAVRWGAEVFHTLKAALKKAGLSTSVGDEGGFAPNLPSAEAALDIIVEAIAAAGFVPGEDIYLGADCAATEFFKDGKYVYEGEKLSRSIEEQVAYLAKLADSYPIVTIEDGMAEDDWEGWRLLTDTLGDKIQLVGDDIFVTNVDRLSRGIDEDVANSLLVKVNQIGTLTETLAAVEMAHRAAYTTVISHRSGETEDSTIADISVATNSGQIKTGSLARSDRVAKYNQLIRIEEELGPAAIYAGRNALKGLA
- a CDS encoding pyrimidine 5'-nucleotidase is translated as MTHCVEPSEDADEGPPRGSGLLRSARNDEAGVIARSEATKQSIAVGRPLDCFASLAMTDADRFAHIDTWVFDLDNTLYPASCDLWPKIDQRITLYMIRMFGLDGVSCRALQKHYYHRYGTTLRGLMTEHGVDADAFLAFVHDVDRSSLPPAPLLASAIAALPGRKLILTNGSRHHALETARRLGLDHVFEDVFDIIAAKFVAKPHEEAYERFFDRHAVEPTRAVLFEDLARNLVVPHRRGMTTVLVTPEQGGEDCREPWEIAHGREPHVDFSTSDLTAFLEGLQSR
- the argB gene encoding acetylglutamate kinase, which produces MTEDSADSALQQARILMQALPHMLRYDEAIVVVKYGGHAMGDDRVARDFSRDMVLLEQSGVNPVVVHGGGPQIGAMLGKLGIKSEFADGLRITDKATMEIVEMVLAGYINKQIVGFINSEGGRAIGLCGKDGRMVTAEKLARPAHDNGRAVDLGFVGEVAKVDTIVLEQVLGRELIPVLAPVAQGEDGETYNINADTFAGAIAGALGAKRLLFLTDVPGVLDKNKQLIKELKVSDIPGLVADGTITGGMIPKVETCMYAIERGVEGVVILDGKLPHAVLIELLTDHGAGTLITR